A stretch of Carboxydothermus pertinax DNA encodes these proteins:
- a CDS encoding GerMN domain-containing protein, which translates to MNKKILVIFLAIILMVAVTGCGLWEKIFKQKAVVPDKTEVREENVDVSQNVEMTEVVLYFVDETGEYLVPEKRAIAKVPSIARETLNELFLGPKTSGLKPAVPAGTVLRDINIKPDGLCIVDLSREIVENHPGGSAAEALTVYSIVDTLCQFPTIKKVEFRVEGEKVESLKGHMDLTIPVEKNEAMIKIQN; encoded by the coding sequence ATGAATAAGAAAATTTTAGTAATTTTCTTGGCGATTATTTTAATGGTGGCCGTTACCGGATGTGGCCTGTGGGAAAAGATTTTTAAACAAAAAGCGGTGGTACCGGATAAAACGGAAGTACGGGAAGAAAATGTGGATGTAAGTCAAAACGTAGAAATGACGGAAGTGGTGTTATACTTTGTTGATGAGACTGGCGAGTACTTAGTACCGGAAAAACGAGCAATAGCTAAAGTACCTTCTATAGCCCGGGAAACTTTAAATGAGCTTTTCCTCGGACCTAAAACTTCTGGCTTAAAACCAGCGGTACCGGCAGGTACGGTACTGCGGGACATTAATATTAAGCCCGATGGCCTTTGCATTGTAGATTTAAGCCGGGAAATAGTGGAAAATCATCCTGGGGGTTCGGCAGCGGAAGCTTTAACCGTCTATTCGATTGTGGATACCCTTTGTCAGTTTCCGACTATTAAAAAAGTGGAGTTTCGGGTAGAAGGGGAAAAGGTGGAAAGCTTAAAAGGGCACATGGATTTAACGATACCGGTAGAAAAAAATGAAGCGATGATTAAAATCCAAAACTAA
- the glmL gene encoding methylaspartate mutase accessory protein GlmL codes for MALGLFLDIGSTYTKGRVVDLKTGQLLASAKAYTTVETDVTIGINDCLLELSRQVGKQEYKLKLASSSAAGGLRMAAVGLVKDLTTEAAKKAALTAGARVEKTYSYELTPEDLDELLALNPDIILLAGGTDGGNKKYIVENAKKLSRLKLKGTVLVAGNRSAAREIAEIFAGKVDFKIAPNVLPDLNNLNIEPVQKIIREIFLEKIVEAKGLKKAEQIVDKVMMPTPLAVLKGAEILAKKLGELILVDVGGATTDVYSVASGTPTLSGVSLKGLPEPYVKRTVEGDLGLRRTVKNVVEYGEKEFLALGISMEEVNSYVAKISQIPTYLPKTSGEWEIEIALARICVKTAMNRHAGRLEEVWTPSGKSYIQYGKDLTAVPVLVGTGGPLVYTREPAGILAAGTYEESIPSILKPKNPRFYLDTSYLLFAIGLLAEEDMDTSIKLLDFIEEIS; via the coding sequence GTGGCTTTAGGGCTTTTTCTGGATATTGGAAGTACATATACAAAAGGACGGGTGGTAGATTTAAAAACCGGGCAACTCCTGGCGTCGGCAAAGGCCTACACTACTGTAGAAACCGATGTAACAATTGGCATAAACGATTGCCTTTTAGAATTGTCCCGGCAGGTGGGAAAACAGGAGTATAAATTAAAGCTTGCTTCCTCTTCGGCCGCCGGGGGACTTAGGATGGCGGCGGTAGGACTGGTCAAGGATTTAACTACTGAAGCGGCGAAAAAGGCAGCTCTTACCGCCGGCGCTCGAGTAGAAAAAACGTATAGTTATGAATTGACTCCTGAGGATTTAGACGAGCTTTTGGCCTTAAATCCTGACATTATTCTGCTAGCCGGAGGTACCGACGGGGGAAATAAAAAGTATATTGTGGAAAATGCCAAAAAACTTTCCCGGTTAAAGCTAAAAGGAACGGTTTTGGTGGCGGGGAACCGCTCGGCGGCTAGGGAGATTGCGGAAATTTTTGCGGGCAAGGTGGATTTTAAAATTGCTCCTAATGTTCTTCCGGATTTAAATAATTTAAATATTGAACCGGTGCAAAAGATTATTCGGGAAATCTTTTTAGAAAAAATAGTTGAAGCTAAAGGCTTAAAAAAGGCCGAACAAATCGTCGATAAAGTCATGATGCCTACTCCTCTGGCGGTTTTAAAAGGGGCGGAAATTTTAGCTAAAAAGCTTGGCGAGCTTATCTTGGTTGACGTCGGGGGGGCTACCACTGATGTTTATTCGGTAGCTTCGGGCACACCAACCTTATCGGGCGTAAGTTTAAAAGGTCTTCCGGAACCGTACGTTAAAAGAACGGTCGAGGGGGATTTAGGGTTAAGGCGAACGGTAAAAAATGTAGTAGAGTATGGGGAAAAGGAGTTTTTAGCTTTAGGGATTAGTATGGAAGAAGTTAATAGCTATGTTGCAAAAATTTCCCAAATTCCTACTTATCTCCCTAAAACCTCCGGAGAATGGGAAATCGAAATAGCTTTAGCCCGAATTTGTGTAAAAACCGCAATGAACCGGCATGCGGGAAGACTTGAAGAAGTCTGGACTCCTTCCGGGAAAAGTTACATTCAGTACGGTAAGGATTTAACAGCGGTACCGGTTCTGGTGGGAACAGGAGGACCGCTGGTTTATACCAGAGAGCCAGCAGGGATTTTAGCGGCGGGAACCTATGAAGAAAGTATACCAAGTATATTAAAGCCAAAGAATCCAAGATTTTACTTAGATACCAGCTACCTTTTATTTGCTATTGGATTATTAGCCGAGGAAGATATGGATACTAGTATAAAACTTTTAGATTTCATTGAAGAAATTTCATAA
- a CDS encoding MtaA/CmuA family methyltransferase, whose amino-acid sequence MPKMTSRERVFAAVTMKELPDQLPVNPLLMTRGIREGGVRVDEVLFDGEAMARAKIKAHQKFGGDVVVAGTDLFTPVENLGAVLEYLPYAQPSLVEHPAPTKEAFYRLKDNYLKNGFNPEKGRLRAIQEEIRTFIKEGWKDTHVLATPVGGPITTAQMVTGTDNFFTYLAEDPDFAKEVIELSLDVVKNVCRMMFEAGIDVVNILDPFCSSDILPPEMYREFGLPYQRRLFAYIKEIGGVGLLHTCTFTQPIWSDIANSGAINFNGDMYPGADHAKRAIGDKISLMGTVSPYWTLVHGTPEDVAREVKKLAVEVGYNGGFVCMPGCDIDWTVPEENLRALIETCASIKYPIDIEALGDLSDVYLPGHPKHPGMRKISTDNDQMVRMGIQKTQVKKTPEEEVYFNLANAIMEYDDEKVVEWTKKGLELGLTPQQIIFSGLSLGMKMVGDLYERNERFVTDMLKSAKTMEKAMAILAPLLEASGSGDGKKETVVMGLVRGNTQDIGKNLVVLMLKANGFNVIDLGKNVKPEEFIEAAEANNAVAIGMSVMTNSSVVYAEKTVELLKEKGLADKYLVMTGGAAMNEQIAAQIGAKYGSDANAAVLLVKEYLAAKEKSN is encoded by the coding sequence ATGCCCAAAATGACCAGCCGGGAAAGAGTTTTTGCGGCAGTTACTATGAAAGAACTGCCGGATCAGTTACCCGTAAACCCTTTGTTGATGACACGGGGCATTCGCGAGGGGGGAGTTAGAGTTGATGAGGTTCTGTTCGATGGTGAGGCCATGGCCAGAGCCAAAATCAAAGCTCATCAAAAATTCGGCGGAGATGTGGTGGTTGCCGGGACAGACTTGTTTACCCCGGTAGAGAATCTGGGTGCCGTATTAGAATACCTGCCCTATGCACAACCCTCATTGGTAGAACATCCCGCGCCTACAAAAGAAGCTTTTTACCGTCTAAAAGATAACTACCTAAAGAATGGCTTTAATCCGGAAAAAGGCCGTTTGAGAGCAATTCAAGAAGAAATAAGAACTTTTATTAAAGAAGGTTGGAAAGATACCCACGTACTAGCCACCCCCGTTGGCGGTCCTATTACTACCGCTCAGATGGTTACCGGAACAGACAACTTTTTTACTTACTTAGCTGAAGATCCGGATTTTGCTAAAGAGGTTATAGAATTATCTCTTGACGTTGTTAAAAATGTCTGTCGGATGATGTTTGAAGCCGGTATTGATGTTGTCAATATCCTTGACCCATTCTGCTCCAGTGATATTTTACCGCCGGAAATGTATAGAGAGTTTGGCTTGCCCTACCAGCGGAGGTTATTTGCTTATATTAAGGAAATTGGCGGTGTCGGGCTTCTTCATACATGCACCTTTACCCAACCCATTTGGTCCGACATTGCCAATAGCGGCGCCATTAACTTTAACGGCGATATGTATCCTGGAGCAGACCATGCCAAGCGGGCTATCGGAGACAAAATTTCACTGATGGGTACGGTTAGCCCCTATTGGACGTTAGTCCATGGTACCCCAGAGGATGTTGCCCGGGAAGTAAAGAAACTGGCGGTTGAAGTGGGGTACAACGGAGGTTTTGTCTGCATGCCCGGTTGTGACATTGACTGGACTGTTCCAGAAGAAAACTTACGTGCGTTGATTGAAACCTGCGCATCGATCAAGTACCCGATAGACATCGAAGCTCTTGGTGACCTGAGCGATGTTTATTTGCCCGGCCACCCCAAACACCCGGGTATGCGCAAAATTTCAACGGATAACGACCAAATGGTTAGAATGGGAATTCAAAAGACTCAGGTAAAGAAAACTCCTGAAGAAGAGGTATATTTTAACCTGGCCAATGCGATTATGGAATATGATGACGAGAAAGTTGTTGAGTGGACTAAAAAAGGTTTAGAACTCGGTTTGACCCCTCAGCAAATTATATTTAGCGGTTTATCCCTTGGGATGAAAATGGTCGGAGATTTGTATGAGCGTAACGAACGTTTCGTGACCGATATGCTTAAATCTGCCAAGACAATGGAAAAGGCTATGGCTATTCTTGCTCCGCTGCTGGAAGCGTCGGGTTCAGGAGATGGCAAGAAAGAAACGGTCGTAATGGGACTGGTACGTGGCAACACCCAAGACATCGGCAAAAATCTCGTGGTTCTTATGTTAAAGGCAAATGGTTTTAATGTTATAGACCTTGGCAAGAACGTTAAACCTGAAGAGTTTATAGAAGCAGCAGAAGCAAATAATGCTGTAGCCATTGGTATGTCTGTTATGACCAACTCATCTGTTGTCTATGCGGAGAAAACTGTGGAATTACTTAAAGAGAAAGGTCTGGCCGACAAATATCTGGTAATGACCGGTGGAGCAGCGATGAATGAGCAAATTGCCGCGCAAATAGGTGCCAAATATGGTTCGGATGCTAATGCAGCTGTTTTATTAGTAAAAGAATATCTTGCAGCAAAAGAAAAGTCTAACTAG
- a CDS encoding methylaspartate mutase subunit E, translated as MKGKIDLDEFFKKRAEVLATWPTGAEVSLEEGINFHKALPPEKNFALKLKKVKEEGVTAIQPRAGVALLNEHIALLKYLEKEGEADFLPTTIDSYTRQNRYQEAQRGIEESLAEGRSMLNGFPAVNYGVYPCRKIIEELKVPVQVRHGTPDARLLAEITLAGGFSSFEGGGITYNIPYAKEVPLRKSLEDWQYVDRLIGYYAENGVLINRESFGPLTGTLVPPAITIAINILELLLAAEQGVKSFTLGLGQCGNLNQDVAALHGMVELAEDYLKRFGFPDVDLTTVFHQWMGGFPQDEARAFAVIAWGAVAAALAKANKVIVKTPHEALGVPTKEANAQGLKTTRQIVNMLKDQRFMVNEEYLLEKEMVKKEARAIIERTLELGEGELVTGIERAFAAGVIDVPFAPSRFNLGKILPARDDTGAVRILEFGNLPFDSEIREYHQERLRRRGLKEGREPSFQMVIDDIYAIGKGMLVGKPRTK; from the coding sequence ATGAAAGGGAAAATTGACCTTGATGAGTTTTTTAAAAAGCGCGCTGAAGTTTTAGCTACCTGGCCTACCGGGGCAGAAGTTTCGTTGGAAGAGGGAATTAATTTTCATAAAGCCTTACCGCCGGAAAAAAACTTTGCTTTAAAACTTAAAAAAGTAAAAGAGGAAGGAGTAACCGCCATTCAACCCCGGGCTGGGGTTGCTTTACTAAACGAGCATATAGCTCTTTTGAAATATTTAGAAAAAGAAGGGGAAGCGGATTTTTTGCCAACGACTATAGACAGTTATACCCGGCAAAATCGCTATCAGGAAGCCCAAAGAGGAATAGAAGAAAGCCTAGCGGAAGGTCGTTCCATGTTAAACGGGTTTCCGGCAGTAAATTACGGGGTATATCCCTGCCGCAAAATTATTGAAGAATTAAAGGTTCCGGTACAGGTACGCCACGGGACTCCCGATGCCCGGCTTTTGGCAGAAATAACCTTGGCGGGAGGATTTTCTAGCTTTGAAGGGGGAGGTATTACCTATAACATCCCTTACGCTAAGGAGGTACCTTTAAGAAAATCTCTTGAAGACTGGCAGTATGTTGACCGCTTAATTGGTTATTATGCGGAAAACGGGGTTTTGATAAACCGGGAATCTTTTGGGCCCCTTACGGGCACTTTAGTACCGCCGGCTATTACCATTGCCATAAATATTTTAGAGTTACTTTTAGCTGCAGAGCAAGGGGTAAAAAGCTTTACCCTGGGTCTTGGGCAATGTGGAAATTTAAACCAGGACGTAGCAGCTTTGCACGGGATGGTTGAACTGGCTGAAGATTACTTAAAACGCTTTGGTTTTCCGGATGTGGATTTAACCACTGTCTTTCACCAGTGGATGGGCGGTTTCCCGCAGGATGAGGCCCGGGCCTTTGCGGTCATTGCCTGGGGGGCTGTGGCAGCGGCATTGGCAAAAGCTAATAAAGTTATTGTGAAAACCCCTCATGAAGCTTTAGGGGTTCCTACTAAAGAAGCCAATGCCCAGGGGTTAAAAACTACCCGGCAGATTGTAAATATGCTAAAAGACCAGCGGTTTATGGTTAATGAAGAATACCTTTTAGAAAAAGAAATGGTGAAAAAAGAAGCAAGGGCGATCATTGAACGCACCTTGGAGCTTGGTGAAGGAGAACTGGTAACAGGTATTGAACGGGCTTTTGCTGCGGGAGTTATTGATGTGCCTTTTGCTCCCAGTCGTTTTAATCTTGGGAAAATCCTGCCGGCAAGGGATGATACCGGGGCTGTGCGGATTTTAGAGTTTGGGAATCTTCCCTTTGATAGCGAAATCCGGGAATATCACCAGGAACGGTTAAGACGCCGGGGGCTTAAAGAGGGAAGGGAGCCGAGCTTTCAAATGGTAATAGACGATATTTATGCTATTGGTAAAGGGATGCTAGTAGGAAAACCAAGGACAAAGTAG
- a CDS encoding L,D-transpeptidase family protein — MSRKLLVIFLILMFSLNFKVSLASNKNIIIIEARSRTLYLFSDNKYIKKYPVALGDLETPTPIGKFKITFMRKNWGSGFGSRFLGLNVPWGMYGIHGTNKPGSIGSYASHGCIRMLNRHVEDLYERVNPGDQVIILGNPFTYQAEPWRQLVVGSKGSDVLIIQELLKLKGYYPGPLDGIFGPQMEKAVVKFRNDYGLPYDNRVNRKMYHLLGISS, encoded by the coding sequence ATGTCTCGCAAACTTCTGGTTATTTTTTTAATTTTAATGTTTTCTCTTAACTTTAAAGTTTCTTTGGCCTCTAATAAAAACATTATCATCATTGAAGCCCGGTCTAGAACCCTTTACCTTTTTAGTGACAATAAATATATAAAAAAATACCCGGTTGCTCTCGGTGATTTAGAAACACCCACGCCCATTGGCAAGTTTAAAATAACCTTCATGCGCAAAAACTGGGGCAGTGGTTTTGGCAGTCGTTTTTTAGGTTTAAATGTACCCTGGGGGATGTATGGTATTCACGGAACTAACAAGCCCGGGTCGATTGGAAGTTACGCCAGCCACGGTTGCATCCGGATGTTAAACCGGCATGTGGAAGATTTGTATGAAAGGGTAAATCCCGGCGACCAGGTAATTATTTTAGGCAATCCTTTTACCTACCAGGCAGAACCCTGGCGTCAGCTCGTAGTCGGATCAAAAGGAAGCGATGTACTGATAATCCAGGAGCTTTTAAAACTAAAAGGTTACTACCCTGGTCCTTTAGACGGTATTTTTGGCCCGCAAATGGAAAAAGCCGTAGTCAAATTTAGGAATGACTACGGCCTTCCCTATGATAACCGTGTTAACCGGAAAATGTACCACCTCTTGGGAATAAGCAGTTAA
- the dut gene encoding dUTP diphosphatase — translation MRGFEVVSFYAEKNINLPRRKTRASAGYDLEAAIDVEINPGEVKLVPTGLKAFMPEDEVLLIYIRSSLAVKRGLLLANGVGVVDADYYNNPENEGHILVPLFNPQGKPVAIKKGERIAQGIFTKYQKTYDDEAYDVRTGGFGSTGQ, via the coding sequence ATGCGCGGATTTGAAGTAGTTAGTTTTTATGCAGAAAAAAACATTAACCTTCCCCGGCGGAAGACCCGGGCTAGTGCGGGCTACGATTTAGAAGCGGCAATTGACGTGGAAATAAACCCGGGCGAGGTAAAACTTGTACCAACCGGGCTAAAAGCTTTTATGCCCGAGGATGAAGTGCTATTAATTTATATTCGAAGCAGTCTTGCGGTTAAAAGGGGTTTACTTTTAGCTAACGGGGTAGGGGTAGTGGATGCGGATTACTACAATAATCCGGAAAACGAGGGTCATATTTTGGTGCCCTTATTTAATCCCCAAGGAAAACCAGTGGCTATTAAGAAAGGAGAGCGAATCGCCCAGGGTATATTTACCAAATACCAAAAAACCTATGATGATGAAGCTTATGATGTGCGCACGGGCGGTTTTGGCTCTACCGGGCAGTAA
- a CDS encoding two-component system sensor histidine kinase NtrB translates to MRGIKGRYFYLTLLLVMPLVVLGAILYYIFYIEIPELTQRNLSYAATHLASEIEGDFYTFGLKDAKTFFDTYELSDLNHLLTWFPGVLISFIEYPEVKAINYSNENGHVTKDPEIISKEFTAEIKNIITQKKYPYYGKLNLPQGKAYIFLQPIYLKGKLSGFIVAHQNQSYLSFILSDLFRVTGSVVLLLLLAGVGYGIHYLFLVDRRTIALTKSNWDLQRKLKAVLESAQIGVILIDREKTISYVNPMAEEFFKIISAEAIGKKYEEFIKNFLLTDDKTKSSLLIHTLQTGNPVLKKQITFKVDGKVRFGEVCTGVIYNFLGQMEGAFLLIQDITEKKQIEELNVKNQQLAAAGEIMSELTHELKNSFMVLKGLSKLCQDGRPELKMLDEEINRLYHLTLESLNLTKAYRAKKERIDFYKLVVESLALIDKEARKQKVKVETFLHYPPYFYGDRNLLKQALLNVFLNAVEAMEGGGCLKVYLDYNIKSKEMILTVADNGPGIPTELLQKVNQPFFTTKENGTGLGLPFTKRVVEFHLGKLTIKSEVGKGTWVIITLPVEEAMHGKAQVV, encoded by the coding sequence GTGAGGGGTATAAAAGGCAGGTATTTTTACCTGACTCTTCTTTTAGTAATGCCGCTGGTGGTACTGGGAGCGATCTTGTATTATATTTTTTATATAGAAATACCAGAACTAACCCAAAGAAATTTATCCTATGCTGCTACCCATTTAGCCTCAGAAATTGAGGGAGACTTTTATACTTTTGGATTAAAAGATGCAAAAACATTTTTTGATACTTATGAGCTATCGGATTTGAACCATCTATTAACCTGGTTTCCCGGGGTGTTGATAAGCTTTATAGAATATCCGGAAGTAAAGGCAATTAATTATTCTAATGAAAACGGTCACGTAACTAAAGATCCTGAAATAATTAGCAAAGAATTTACGGCGGAAATTAAAAATATAATTACCCAAAAAAAATATCCTTATTATGGAAAACTAAATCTGCCCCAAGGAAAAGCTTATATATTCTTGCAACCGATATATTTAAAGGGCAAACTTTCTGGTTTTATTGTCGCCCACCAAAATCAAAGCTACCTATCATTTATATTATCTGACCTTTTTAGAGTTACTGGTAGTGTGGTGTTATTATTGCTTTTAGCCGGAGTGGGCTATGGCATACATTATTTATTTTTAGTTGACCGGAGGACAATAGCCCTTACGAAATCCAACTGGGATTTACAACGAAAGCTCAAAGCAGTTTTGGAAAGTGCCCAAATAGGGGTAATCTTAATTGACCGGGAAAAAACAATCTCTTATGTTAATCCTATGGCTGAAGAATTCTTTAAAATAATTTCTGCGGAGGCTATCGGGAAAAAGTACGAGGAGTTTATTAAGAATTTTCTGTTAACAGACGATAAAACCAAGTCATCTTTGTTAATTCATACTCTGCAAACGGGAAATCCAGTATTAAAAAAACAGATAACTTTTAAAGTTGACGGAAAAGTGCGATTTGGAGAAGTATGTACAGGGGTAATTTATAATTTTTTGGGACAAATGGAAGGAGCGTTTTTACTTATTCAGGATATTACCGAGAAAAAACAAATAGAGGAGTTAAATGTTAAAAACCAGCAATTAGCAGCGGCGGGCGAAATCATGTCGGAGCTTACCCACGAATTAAAGAATTCTTTTATGGTGTTAAAAGGTTTATCAAAGCTTTGCCAGGATGGACGTCCAGAACTAAAAATGCTTGATGAGGAAATAAACCGCCTCTATCATTTAACGTTAGAGTCTTTAAATTTAACCAAAGCTTACCGGGCAAAAAAAGAGCGGATTGATTTCTATAAACTGGTGGTGGAATCGTTGGCCCTAATTGATAAAGAAGCTCGGAAACAAAAAGTGAAAGTGGAGACATTCCTTCACTACCCTCCTTATTTTTACGGGGACAGGAATCTCTTAAAACAAGCTCTTTTAAATGTTTTTTTAAATGCGGTAGAGGCGATGGAAGGAGGAGGCTGTTTAAAGGTTTATCTTGATTACAATATAAAAAGCAAAGAAATGATATTGACGGTGGCGGACAATGGTCCGGGTATACCAACTGAGTTATTACAAAAGGTGAATCAACCCTTTTTTACCACCAAAGAAAACGGCACTGGGCTGGGATTGCCCTTTACCAAAAGAGTAGTGGAATTTCATTTAGGAAAACTTACCATTAAAAGTGAAGTAGGAAAAGGAACGTGGGTAATTATAACTTTACCGGTAGAGGAGGCTATGCATGGAAAAGCTCAGGTGGTATGA
- the murI gene encoding glutamate racemase: protein MDNASLGIGIFDSGVGGVTVLKELINLLPRENFYYLGDTAHVPYGSKSKEELLVLGEAIIRFFLKLGVKMVVFACNTSSALTLPILKEKYPVLMEGMIEPLRKNLSSIAKVGVLATKATVESGLYEKKLLESNKFQKVQMMACPLYVPLIEKGIITGPEVEAATREYLEPLIADGLFDIILGCTHYPFLGKTINKLYPKVRLIDPAAYVAQEVYLKLKENKLLGKNEGKVEFFVTGDGESIKKLGSLYLGSTIDTVKKIDLGVMV from the coding sequence TTGGACAACGCTTCACTGGGAATAGGAATTTTTGATTCGGGAGTGGGCGGGGTAACCGTCCTAAAAGAATTAATAAATTTACTGCCGCGGGAAAATTTTTATTATTTAGGAGATACAGCCCATGTGCCTTATGGCTCCAAATCCAAAGAGGAGCTTTTAGTTTTAGGAGAGGCCATTATTCGTTTTTTCTTAAAATTAGGGGTTAAGATGGTGGTTTTTGCTTGCAATACCAGTTCAGCCTTAACCTTACCGATTTTAAAAGAAAAATATCCGGTTTTAATGGAAGGAATGATCGAACCTTTAAGAAAAAATTTATCTTCCATTGCAAAAGTTGGGGTACTGGCTACCAAAGCAACCGTAGAAAGCGGACTTTATGAAAAAAAATTATTGGAGAGCAATAAGTTTCAAAAAGTCCAAATGATGGCTTGTCCTCTTTATGTGCCTTTAATTGAAAAGGGCATAATAACGGGACCGGAAGTGGAAGCGGCAACCCGTGAATACCTTGAGCCGCTTATAGCCGATGGGCTTTTTGATATTATCCTTGGCTGTACCCATTATCCTTTTTTAGGAAAGACTATAAATAAATTATACCCAAAGGTACGCTTAATTGACCCTGCGGCTTATGTGGCTCAGGAAGTTTATCTAAAATTAAAAGAAAATAAATTATTAGGTAAAAATGAGGGTAAAGTAGAGTTTTTTGTTACCGGAGATGGGGAAAGCATAAAAAAACTTGGGAGTTTGTATTTGGGCTCTACGATAGATACTGTTAAAAAAATTGACCTGGGGGTTATGGTATGA
- the glmS gene encoding methylaspartate mutase subunit S produces MKEVNLVLGVIGADVHAIGNKILEYALTNAGFRVHNLGVMVSQEEFVKAALETDARAVLVSSLYGHGEIDCRGLKEKFIEAGLENVLLYVGGNLVVGKQDFAEVEKKFKAMGFDRVFPPGTMPEEAILALKQDLGL; encoded by the coding sequence ATGAAAGAAGTAAACTTAGTACTTGGGGTAATTGGAGCTGATGTTCATGCGATAGGTAATAAAATTCTGGAGTATGCCCTAACCAATGCTGGCTTTCGCGTGCATAACCTGGGGGTGATGGTAAGTCAAGAGGAATTTGTTAAGGCGGCGTTAGAAACGGATGCCCGGGCGGTACTTGTCTCTTCCCTTTACGGGCACGGGGAAATTGATTGCCGGGGGCTTAAGGAAAAATTTATTGAAGCTGGGTTGGAAAATGTCCTCTTGTATGTCGGCGGCAATTTAGTGGTAGGAAAACAGGATTTTGCCGAAGTGGAAAAGAAGTTTAAAGCGATGGGCTTTGACCGGGTATTTCCTCCGGGAACTATGCCGGAAGAAGCTATTTTAGCTTTAAAACAAGACCTTGGACTATAA
- a CDS encoding quinate 5-dehydrogenase — MKRVVSVSLGSSKRDKALEAEFLGEKFIIERRGTDGDYNKALEVLKELDGKVDAIGLGGIDVYLYAGGRRYAIRDGLRLLQAVKTTPAVDGSGLKNTLEREVVRELAREGIITPKSKVLLVSGVDRFGMAEALVETGAQVIFGDLIFALGIPIPIKKLGTLNVLAALLLPIFTKLPFQVLYPTGKEQEIREKKTRHDRYYQWADIIAGDYLYIKKHLPERIDGKIILTNTTTKEDVEELKIKGAKMLVTTTPVLNGRSFGTNVMEGVLLTLLNKKWEEVTPDDYLQLLKKLGFKPNVIELN, encoded by the coding sequence GTGAAAAGGGTTGTTAGTGTGAGCTTAGGTTCATCTAAAAGAGATAAAGCTCTTGAAGCTGAGTTTTTAGGGGAAAAGTTTATCATTGAACGCCGTGGTACCGATGGTGACTATAATAAAGCTCTAGAAGTTTTAAAAGAACTTGATGGCAAAGTGGATGCTATTGGGCTTGGAGGAATTGATGTATATCTTTATGCCGGTGGACGCCGGTATGCAATAAGAGACGGCCTTAGACTTTTACAGGCAGTAAAAACTACTCCAGCGGTAGACGGCAGTGGACTTAAAAATACTTTAGAACGAGAAGTGGTACGGGAGCTTGCCCGGGAGGGGATTATCACCCCTAAAAGTAAAGTATTGCTGGTTTCAGGAGTAGACCGCTTTGGAATGGCGGAGGCTTTAGTGGAAACCGGGGCTCAAGTAATTTTTGGGGATTTGATTTTTGCTCTTGGTATTCCAATTCCCATTAAAAAGCTTGGTACTTTGAATGTTTTAGCGGCCCTTTTACTTCCCATTTTTACAAAACTTCCTTTTCAGGTTCTCTACCCAACAGGTAAAGAACAGGAAATCCGGGAAAAGAAAACCCGACACGACCGTTACTACCAGTGGGCAGATATAATTGCCGGAGATTATCTCTATATCAAAAAACATTTGCCCGAAAGGATTGACGGTAAGATAATTTTAACCAATACGACAACTAAAGAAGATGTAGAAGAGTTAAAAATCAAGGGGGCAAAAATGCTGGTGACTACCACGCCGGTGTTAAACGGTCGTTCTTTTGGAACAAACGTGATGGAGGGGGTACTTTTAACTCTGTTAAACAAAAAATGGGAAGAAGTAACTCCCGATGATTATTTGCAACTTTTAAAGAAGCTAGGTTTTAAGCCCAATGTTATTGAGTTAAATTAA